The genomic segment tctttcaagaacagccttaaaacaatgtggtaagtaagtGAAAaccgctttacttcagcaaaacataaagaacagcacacacaattgtataatgcaaaagaaagcaaggaagtcttagggcaaacacagttctctgataaattcccaaatcaagtagcagtcttacttcagacaaagaaacagccataaatccttaggagcagtttcccagatgcagactcgaagcaggcacaaggggagcgaagccttaggcattagagtcagtttgttagcagcaaaagctggctgcacctgcttctaatttatagccctgagttcccagCTGCTAGGGAGGtttccaattactcagctgcatttctggcagctgttctagctgaacgacatctcggctgtttcctttcgcctctcttgaaatgtgggtacttgcaaaatttccttctcagattccaactgcccctctgactcatgaacactttcctgctctccttcgtcttctgaagaagaggaatccctaacaccattcagcctctgcttaaaaacctgcaGAGAAGGTTCCCTATGCTCAGTGAGAAGTAATTTTCCAAGTACTAAGCAAAGGGCCGTACCCAAAGCAGATCTATCCAAACTGTGGGTCATGGGTAGCGCCAGCACAGCACACTATGGGACAGCCACCCCCTTTTGAAAGCATCCTTGGATCAGCCCCAGGGTGGAAGAAGCTCCCAAAGGAGGCTGTAGCTCACCTTCTGCATGGCTGCGCACAAGATGCCGTTGCCCTGATGGTAAGGGACCTCCACGGAGCCCAGGAACTGGACGTTGAAGCGCTCCATCCAGCACGGATTCCTCTTCAGGCCTGGAAAGAATCATAAGGTCACAGGGATGGAGGGAAGGCCTCACAGGATGCTGGGGTCCTTCCTGCTTCCGCTGCATCCGTTGCCCGACCCCATTCCTCTTCTGTCTGTACCTGTGACCTCCTTGGCCGGGCTGACCACCTCGTGTGCATAGAAGGCCGGGAAGATGCCGCGCTCCCCGGTGCGCATGTTGTAACCCCGGTACCAGTAGTCGTCCTCCTCCAGCTCCACCAGGATGGGATCGTCCACATCCAGCTCCAGCTCATCTTCGTGGCGAGGGATGAACCTGGAATAATCGGAGAAGAATCTCAAGAGttggagggaattccaaaggccgtcaagtccaatccctttctccaAGCCCTCATCCATCCGGCCTCAGTTTAAAAGTCATCCACCCGGCCTcagtttaaaagcttccagagcAGGAGACTCCACCTTTTGATGTAAAAGGAGAAGGGGCTACACACAATTCACATACAAATATGTTTAATTAAATTACCATTTGAGGTGACTTAATTTCATTTGCAATGTGTCATGTTTTCCAGTCAGCCTTTGTCCCCAAAGTTATTTGGGAGCAAAGAGCTGACTGGGGTAAAAACAGAACCCTGAAACATCCCTGTTTTTCTTgcagtccctctcaaaatggcagCAGGGAGTGATTCAAGTCACCATTCTGGGAAGGATTGCAGAGAAACACAGGTATTGGGGTGGCTGCTTGTGGGGTGTGTGGCCGGTGGGACAGGGAAACGGGTGACAATCCCCAGGCAATGGCTTATCTCAATAGATCCAGAACAAGAGATGCTCCCAGGCCAGTTCAGCTGAAGCTTCCCTACCTCCACCTTCAACCTCCTCACCTGAAAACGGCTCGGTGGGTCTGTTCCCTTTCCTCCCCATTCACCATGCAAGAAAAGAGGCCGAAGGATTCTGTACCTAATTTTTggggagagaacaaaagaaagggtTACTCCATTGATCGCCCACCTTCTCAAGAGTTGAAACCAAGGCTGCTTAGAGAAGAAGATGAGATCAACCTCTAGTTGAAGTTGATCACAGAGccgtattggaggacctagaacactggttctcaacctgtgggtccccaggtgttttggtcaacaactcccagaaatcccagccagttgaccagctgttaagatttctgggagttgaaggccaaaacatctagagacccaCAAGCTGAGTCGGctcccacatttgctggggtggAGGGAACCctactctaggaatctctagaaccTCTAGTTGAAGTTGATCACAAGAgccgcattggaggacctagaaccgtggttctcagcctgtgggtctccaggtgttttggccaacaacttccagaaatcccagccagtttaccaactcttaggaattttgggagttgaaggccaaaacatctggggacccacaggctgagaaccactgacctagaaggaTCAATCGTGTATGTTGTTCATAACTGTGCTGGAAAAGTTAGAGATGCCTCTAGGTCAGAGTTGTGCCAGAGGACTCAGATCCTTAAGAGAACACCTCCAAAGGAATCTCTACCCTTTTCAGCACAATTATGGGCAACCCCCAGTTCCAGCATAACTATGATCATTGGCTAAATGATCACAAAGTgttactggaggacttagagataaCTAAGGAGGCCATAtcaatttgtgaaaaatcagattCACTAAAGTCAAATCTGTAGATGTGGAGGGCTGTACAAGGAGAACCCACATACACTGAAAATACACAAAGAGTAACATGAGATTGGACTGTTAATATAATCAACACCGTACAAAGTGTTAATTTTAAAGCAAGGCAGCTGACCGAAGATGCCCAATGTGGGGCGTGGGGAGCATGGCATGTTTTGCCAATCACACTCCAGGAATGGGGTGAGGTGGGCCGCAGATCTGCGGTTTCTCATGACGAAGAGCCAATGGAGACCCTCAACCCCAGGAGAGGAAGCAATCAATAATGGTGGGCAGCGATAGAGCAAGGGTGTAGCCTTGaagaccctgagtcccctcatcCATGGGCCCTTGTAATCAATGAGTCGAATCAACGGCACCCACCCCTACCCTTGAAATACTAGTAGCAAGTTGTGAAAAAAGGGGCTACTCACTGGAGGACCGGGATGTGCTGTTGACAAAGACGTTGAGGAACTTCTTGGAGAAGTGGAGGTCTGCCTCGGGGGAAGAATCttcagaggaagaagaggaggatccCCGGCCGTCGGGGGCCACCCCCAGCCCCTCCCCAAAGTCACTGGCCCCGTCCTCCAGGTCTCCGGCTTCGCAGGCCCTCAGCAGCTCGCTGTCGTCGTCGCTCAGGACGGAGGTGCAGCGCTTGAGGCTGACCAGTTCCAGCTGGGTGTTCTCGTCCACGACCAGGGTGTACTTGATGGAGTCGTAGGCCAAGGAGTCGTCCAGAACTACAGTGGGTGGAGGCAGGGGCAGCCCCTCTGAGAATGGGGAGCCCTTCAGGCTGCCCAGGTGAGGCACCTCatcatcttcctcttcctcaggGGAGTAGGCCAAGCTGAAGCAGCGGTTGGTCCTGGCCGTGGAGACGTCCAGACCCTCGTTACGCTCTAATCGGACATCATCAATCAGGTCGCCGTCACTCAGGAGGCCGGAGAAGGTGTCCCCACCAATTTCTTCACAGTCCTCTGTCTTGCTGGGGCCAGTCCTCCGGCCCGTGTTGGCGCAGCAGCCCGAGAGCGGTCGCCCAGGGAAGACGGGGGTGATGGTGTCGTTGGTGGGGTTGCTCAGGAACAGATAGGCTGGGGGTCGGTCGCCGGAGAGTGGTTCCTTCTCGGCAGCGTTGGCCCTCGTCTTGGGCTCTGGGACCTTCTCCTCTTCGGCGCCTTGGAGGGAACAACGGAGGGTCTCCATGTCCACCAGCTCAATGCTCTTCTGCGGGCAGGGCTCGCTCTCCGCCAGGGTCTCGGTGGGGATCTCGGGCTCCAGGTCAGAGGCAGGCGAGATGGTGTCAGCGATGGAGTGTGTCACAGGGAAGCATTCGTCGGCACACTTGATAGGGTAGGAGCCTTCCGAGATCATCTTGTTAACCAGGTTGCTGAGGAGCCACGGTGAATCCGAGTCCTCACTCAGGTCTGGCTCTGACTCGGAGTCCGAGTCCGAATCATATTCAGTATttgcttcttcttcatcctcctcaTCTCCTTCTGGCAAGAGCTTTGGCCCCACTGGCAGGTAGAAGGACCTCCTCAGGCTTTCCAGGCTGTGGTCGGGGTTGATCTCCAACTCCAGGTGAGCTGAGGGGGAGACGTCGATCTGGTCAACAGGGGCAGAAGGGTCCTCGTCAAACTCCTCGATCTTGAGCCCAGCCAGGCTGTCCCTCCGGACCATGATCTGGTCAGCAGCCTGCTCAGTGCCTTCCCGGTCTTTGCGCCCGGCGTCCAGCAGAAGGGCATCCTTCAGGCCCAGGACACCTTGGGTCTCCAGCTCGCCCTCCAGCTCGCCCTCTGACCCGGGGGAGCTGGCCTCTTCAATGGAGTTGGTCAGGTGTGAGGAACGGCCGCTGCTGCTGCTATCAGTGCTGAGGTCCAGCTCCGTCTCAGAGATGCTGGAGATCATGTTGCTGGCCATGCGGTTGCCACCACAGGCAAAAGCAGCCTCGATCTCACCCTCCACGTCCGAGTCGGAGCCCGGGGAGCTGAGGTCCTCGCCAAGCCGGTTGCATGGAGGGAAGGCCTTGGAGTTCCGGCTGGTGAGGTCCGCCTCGATGCCAGGGTCCGAAGATGGGGATGTCGTGTCCGAAGAGGCAGAAGGCAGCCCTCGGCTCCTGGGGCTGACCTCTCCATCGGAGCTGAGCGGATCTCTTGCCACCCCTCCAGTCGGATGACCTCCAGATCGGGCATCTTGGTGGCCCTTTGTTGGCTCATCCTTGGGGAGCGGGGTGCCGCCACCGTCTGTGCGAGGAACAGGGGGGCCGTGCCCTGGATCCCAAATGGCAGAAGCAACCGGGCTcctggctcctttctccctctccttgCACGTCACCGTGTCCCTCTGGAACCTGGTGCAGTAGCCGTCAGTGGCTGGTGACTGGCGGGGGCTGGCGTGGGGGGACTGGGACTCCTGTGGGGTGGACTCTGTGGGCCCAGAATGGGAGACGATGTTCATATTGTAGTCCTCCCCAGCTGGTGGAGCAGGAGGGCTGTTCCCCTCGGCGTCGAAGCGAGCCTTGCAAGGAGCGTGGCCCGAACCCGGCTGGCCTTGGCTGCCCTGGGAGTCCAGGCAGGGCCCATCCTGCAGACACGGGTGCGAGGGGGAGGCGCGCCCTGCAAGGAGACCAAGGGAGCATGGTCACACCTTGGGTTGCCCTTCACCTTTGGCCCTTGGAAAGGGGCCTGGTGTGCACGACCTGAAGCAGGGAGTGCATGAAATCCCCATCCTTCCCCATATCCATTACGTCTTATAACAGGCCTGGGT from the Anolis carolinensis isolate JA03-04 chromosome 5, rAnoCar3.1.pri, whole genome shotgun sequence genome contains:
- the mapk8ip2 gene encoding C-Jun-amino-terminal kinase-interacting protein 2; translation: MADRAEMFSLSTFHSLSPPGCRAPQDISLEEFDDEDLSEITDDCGIGLNYDSDHYEKDCLVLERCEQPHPTCTFQDDFQEFEMIDDNEEEEEEEEEEEEEDENGLEEGPPSPTPSPTPEETQKNRPTTLNLTVTGTQDSLNNNSGCNPAPPPPPLPPQRASWQETLRHSSSSSSISSSSANHGGRASPSHPCLQDGPCLDSQGSQGQPGSGHAPCKARFDAEGNSPPAPPAGEDYNMNIVSHSGPTESTPQESQSPHASPRQSPATDGYCTRFQRDTVTCKEREKGARSPVASAIWDPGHGPPVPRTDGGGTPLPKDEPTKGHQDARSGGHPTGGVARDPLSSDGEVSPRSRGLPSASSDTTSPSSDPGIEADLTSRNSKAFPPCNRLGEDLSSPGSDSDVEGEIEAAFACGGNRMASNMISSISETELDLSTDSSSSGRSSHLTNSIEEASSPGSEGELEGELETQGVLGLKDALLLDAGRKDREGTEQAADQIMVRRDSLAGLKIEEFDEDPSAPVDQIDVSPSAHLELEINPDHSLESLRRSFYLPVGPKLLPEGDEEDEEEANTEYDSDSDSESEPDLSEDSDSPWLLSNLVNKMISEGSYPIKCADECFPVTHSIADTISPASDLEPEIPTETLAESEPCPQKSIELVDMETLRCSLQGAEEEKVPEPKTRANAAEKEPLSGDRPPAYLFLSNPTNDTITPVFPGRPLSGCCANTGRRTGPSKTEDCEEIGGDTFSGLLSDGDLIDDVRLERNEGLDVSTARTNRCFSLAYSPEEEEDDEVPHLGSLKGSPFSEGLPLPPPTVVLDDSLAYDSIKYTLVVDENTQLELVSLKRCTSVLSDDDSELLRACEAGDLEDGASDFGEGLGVAPDGRGSSSSSSEDSSPEADLHFSKKFLNVFVNSTSRSSSTESFGLFSCMVNGEEREQTHRAVFRFIPRHEDELELDVDDPILVELEEDDYWYRGYNMRTGERGIFPAFYAHEVVSPAKEVTGLKRNPCWMERFNVQFLGSVEVPYHQGNGILCAAMQKIATTRKLTVHLRPPATCDLEISLQGIKLVLTVNEYSRDEEFDRCSHFFQMKNISFCGCHPRNSCYFGFITKHPVLSRFACHVFVSQESMRHVAECVGRAFQEYYQEHLEFACPTEDIYLE